In bacterium, the DNA window GTGCCTGGCATTTTGATTCTCCGCTCCGTGAAGGAGGGATGAGCTATGGCTGCGAATTATGAATTTTTGCTCTCGCCTGCAAGGCTTAAAATCTGTGCCTACCTTGCCGTCGCTGGAGAGGCATCCTTCACCGAATTAAAGCGAGAAACTGGTCTTACAGACGGTAATCTTGCTGTGCAGCTCACCAAACTTCAGGCGGAGGGGTTCGTAACG includes these proteins:
- a CDS encoding transcriptional regulator, with the protein product MAANYEFLLSPARLKICAYLAVAGEASFTELKRETGLTDGNLAVQLTKLQAEGFVTPRKKVSEGKRANTYWRLTRFGIEELRKFLNWAKSIANELEKDD